The Argentina anserina chromosome 3, drPotAnse1.1, whole genome shotgun sequence genome includes a region encoding these proteins:
- the LOC126787352 gene encoding uncharacterized protein LOC126787352: MRFKCVSKYWKSRFSDPYFTKKHFRYAELGISENTYRLLHSLNPPQSLDLQALKNIKHHNDGSFANGHLGIPELLRKSCPRKGIVGSCNGLICVIVAGTTLSRGDQPNHSCFYSKIEFVECSPIPDPVRIVGRGFFLNGALHWLDQGNRHKIWCFDLVEEKFHDMIPLPDADIRFERFHGLRVVRNCLCVFSHLVRDGVRIIWLMKEYGVKPSWTEVVSGEYVQEYYQELSIEF, from the exons ATGCGATTCAAGTGCGTGTCTAAGTACTGGAAATCTCGATTCTCCGATCCTTACTTCACAAAGAAACACTTCCGCTACGCAGAGCTTGGCATCTCCGAGAACACCTACAGGCTTCTTCACTCGTTGAACCCTCCTCAATCTCTAGACCTCCAAGCACTCAAGAATATCAAGCATCACAATGACGGCAGTTTCGCCAACGGACACCTTGGTATTCCCGAACTACTCCGCAAGTCTTGTCCTCGCAAGGGTATTGTTGGTAGCTGCAATGGTCTAATATGTGTT ATAGTAGCTGGGACTACACTGTCTAGAGGGGACCAACCAAACCATTCATGTTTTTACTCTAAAATCGAGTTCGTGGAATGTTCACCTATTCCTGATCCTGTTAGGATAGTTGGTCGGGGGTTCTTTCTGAATGGAGCTTTGCACTGGTTAGATCAGGGAAATCGTCATAAAATTTGGTGTTTTGatttggtggaggagaagTTTCATGACATGATTCCATTACCTGATGCTGATATTCGCTTTGAGCGATTTCACGGTTTGAGAGTAGTTAGAAATTGTCTTTGTGTGTTTAGTCACTTGGTTAGGGATGGTGTTAGGATAATTTGGTTGATGAAGGAGTATGGAGTCAAGCCATCTTGGACTGAAGTTGTAAG TGGTGAATATGTTCAAGAATATTATCAGGAATTATCAATTGAGTTTTAG
- the LOC126788491 gene encoding uncharacterized protein LOC126788491: MTMLTRNLVSASVPSIRVFSSAATRFLKTGDILKRARIFTSEDVLDYSKVSHDSNPLHFNSEAAQNAGFEDRVVHGMLVAALFPKIISSHFPGAIYVSQSLHFRSPVYIGEEIFGEVQAFNIRQQKNRYLAKFKTACFKDGCVVIDGEAMAVLPTLSVED; encoded by the exons ATGACTATGCTCACACGGAATTTAGTCTCAGCCAGCGTACCTTCTATTAGAGTTTTTTCATCAGCAGCGACTAGATTTCTTAAAACTGGAGATATATTAAAGCGAGCTAGAATTTTCACCAGTGAAGATGTCTTGGATTACTCTAAAGTGAGTCATGACTCTAATCCCCTGCATTTTAATTCTGAAGCTGCTCAGAATGCTGGATTCGAGGATCGGGTGGTCCATGGGATGCTTGTTGCTGCGCTGTTTCCCAAGATCATATCTTCTCATTTT CCTGGGGCCATATATGTATCCCAAAGTCTGCATTTCAGGTCACCTGTCTATATTGGAGAAGAGATATTTGGTGAGGTCCAAGCTTTCAATATAAGACAGCAAAAGAACAGATATTT AGCAAAGTTCAAGACAGCTTGCTTTAAGGATGGTTGCGTTGTTATTGATGGTGAGGCTATGGCTGTCTTACCTACACTTTCTGTGGAAGATTAG
- the LOC126787994 gene encoding actin-related protein 2/3 complex subunit 3 — translation MVYHSSFVDEEGITKACGFPLLPLKSHIKGPAPVSEQDRTDIVDEAITFFRANVFFRNFDVKSSADKLLIYLTFYINVALKRLQGCRTLAEGTKAIINLGLEKVPVPGEPSFPLPGLFPLPQSEKEAELLRNYLKQIREEASGRLLSVAYKSNGTPNKWWLAFAKRKFMNIIVPS, via the exons ATG GTTTATCACTCTAGCTTTGTGGATGAGGAAGGAATTACCAAAGCTTGTGGGTTCCCTCTGCTGCCTTTGAAAAGCCATATAAAGGGTCCTGCTCCGGTTTCAGAACAAG ATAGGACTGATATTGTTGATGAGGCAATTACATTCTTTCGTGCCAATGTGTTCTTTAGAAACTTTGATGTCAAGAGCTCGGCTGACAAGCTATTGATTTATCTGACATTCTACATTAACGTGGCTTTGAAGAGGCTGCAAGGTTGTAGAACTTTGGCTGAAGGTACCAAGGCAATTATCAATTTGGGTCTGGAAAAGGTTCCTGTGCCTGGAGAGCCCAGTTTCCCTTTGCCGGGCCTTTTTCCTCTGCCTCAATCTGAAAAGGAAGCAG AATTGCTCCGGAATTATTTGAAGCAGATAAGGGAAGAAGCAAGTGGGAGATTGTTGAGTGTTGCTTATAAATCTAATGGGACTCCTAACAAGTGGTGGTTGGCATTTGCCAAAAGGAAATTCATGAACATAATTGTTCCATCATGA